From Blattabacterium cuenoti, the proteins below share one genomic window:
- the gcvP gene encoding aminomethyl-transferring glycine dehydrogenase translates to MNEDFIRKNFCLRHIGPSENDINQMLMVLKCNSMNDLIKKIIPEGILFKKKLNIPNSIEEHKYINHIFKTGKKNKIFRSYIGLGYKNSITPAVIQRNILENPNWYTSYTPYQSEISQGRLEALMNFQTMISDLTGMKISNASMLDEASAAADAMLMAYKKNIKINNKKKQKKPCFFVSDEIFPQTFSVLQTRCYGMGINIIKDSHNNFKYYYKENIFGIFLSYPTSLGEIYDYRELVQKVKKKNISVIVTTDILSLTLLTPPGEWDADIVVGSTQSFGIPMGYGGPYAAFLSTNEKFKRLLPGRIIGESIDKKNKKCFRMALQTREQHIKRERATSNICTSQVLPAIMASMYALYHGPMGLKFIAENIHYHTKKLEHVLLNNIGGIDQINISYFDTIRIKKKEDNFSLEKLKKISKRKKTNFRYIDNNHLTITLDETSTEKDIHHIVSIFHDVNGLNRKKFDKFFLLTKINEKHRIPNFIIRKSNYLEHPVFHKFHSENELMRYIKRLEKKDLSLTHSMIPLGSCTMKLNASSELLSLSQPEWRNIHPFSPKDQAKGYDLVIKKLEEYLKEITGFSGISFQPNSGAQGEYAGLMVIKTYHQFLKEKKRNIALIPSSSHGTNPASAIMAGMKVVIIKTKENGSIDENDLLKKVKEYKSFISVLMMTFPSTNGIYEDHNIKDVINIIHNNGGQVYMDGANMNAQVGLIKPAHLGFDICHLNLHKTFAIPHGGGGPGMGPICVAPHLKPFLPIHPLSYHQKKVKNKLTISSSPYGSSLILTISYAYIRMLGPDGLKKCTEVSLLNANYMKEKLKNDYEILYVGKNNKVAHELIIDCRMFKSIGIEVIDIAKRMMDYGYHAPTISFPVEGCMMIEPTESESKEEIDRLIDVFINIRNEIYEIERGIYSKKENVLKNAPHSLDLLTGNNWDYPYTREKAAYPLKWVKERKFWPSINRIEEAYGDRNLICVCT, encoded by the coding sequence ATGAACGAAGATTTTATTAGAAAAAACTTCTGTCTCAGGCATATAGGTCCATCTGAAAATGATATCAATCAAATGCTAATGGTTTTAAAATGTAATTCAATGAATGATTTGATAAAAAAAATCATTCCAGAAGGAATACTTTTTAAAAAAAAATTGAATATCCCAAATTCTATCGAAGAACATAAATATATCAATCATATTTTTAAAACTGGAAAAAAAAATAAAATTTTTCGTTCCTATATAGGATTAGGTTATAAAAACAGTATCACCCCAGCAGTCATTCAAAGAAATATTTTGGAAAATCCAAATTGGTATACTTCTTATACTCCTTATCAATCAGAAATATCTCAAGGACGTTTGGAAGCTCTAATGAATTTTCAAACTATGATATCTGATCTTACTGGAATGAAAATTAGCAATGCCTCCATGTTAGATGAAGCATCAGCTGCAGCTGATGCTATGCTAATGGCTTATAAAAAAAATATAAAAATTAATAATAAGAAGAAACAAAAAAAACCTTGTTTTTTTGTTTCTGATGAAATATTTCCACAAACATTTTCTGTTTTGCAAACGAGATGTTATGGTATGGGAATTAATATAATAAAAGATAGTCATAATAATTTTAAATATTATTATAAAGAAAATATATTTGGAATTTTTCTTTCATATCCTACTTCTTTAGGTGAAATTTATGATTATAGAGAATTAGTTCAAAAAGTAAAGAAAAAAAATATATCCGTTATTGTAACAACTGATATACTCTCTTTAACCTTATTAACTCCTCCTGGAGAATGGGATGCAGATATTGTTGTAGGGTCCACTCAATCTTTTGGTATACCTATGGGATATGGAGGACCTTATGCTGCTTTTTTATCTACTAACGAAAAATTTAAACGTCTACTTCCAGGAAGAATTATTGGAGAATCAATAGATAAAAAAAATAAGAAATGTTTTCGTATGGCATTGCAAACAAGAGAACAACATATAAAAAGAGAAAGAGCTACTTCTAATATTTGCACATCTCAAGTTTTACCAGCTATAATGGCTTCCATGTACGCTTTATATCATGGTCCAATGGGTTTAAAATTTATAGCCGAAAATATTCACTATCATACAAAAAAATTAGAACATGTATTATTGAATAACATTGGTGGTATTGATCAAATTAATATTTCTTATTTTGATACTATAAGAATAAAAAAAAAGGAAGATAATTTTTCTTTAGAAAAACTAAAAAAAATATCAAAACGTAAAAAAACTAATTTTAGATATATAGATAATAACCATTTAACAATTACTTTAGATGAAACTTCTACTGAAAAAGATATACATCACATAGTATCTATTTTTCATGATGTAAATGGTTTAAATAGAAAAAAATTTGATAAATTTTTTCTTTTGACTAAGATCAACGAAAAACACAGAATTCCTAATTTTATAATCAGAAAATCTAATTACTTAGAACATCCTGTTTTTCATAAGTTTCATTCAGAAAATGAATTGATGCGTTATATAAAAAGATTAGAAAAAAAGGACCTTTCTTTAACTCATTCCATGATTCCATTAGGTTCATGTACTATGAAATTAAATGCTTCTTCTGAATTGCTTTCTCTTAGCCAGCCTGAATGGAGAAATATTCATCCTTTTTCTCCAAAAGATCAAGCTAAAGGATATGATTTAGTTATTAAAAAATTAGAAGAATATTTAAAGGAAATAACTGGATTCTCAGGAATATCTTTTCAACCTAATTCAGGAGCACAAGGAGAATATGCTGGACTTATGGTAATAAAAACTTATCATCAATTTTTAAAAGAAAAAAAAAGAAATATAGCACTAATTCCTTCTTCTTCTCATGGGACAAATCCTGCATCAGCGATTATGGCAGGAATGAAAGTTGTTATAATTAAAACTAAAGAAAATGGTTCAATTGATGAAAATGATTTGTTAAAAAAAGTGAAAGAATACAAAAGTTTTATATCTGTACTAATGATGACTTTCCCTTCTACTAATGGTATTTACGAAGATCATAATATAAAAGATGTCATAAATATTATTCATAATAACGGAGGACAAGTCTATATGGATGGAGCAAATATGAATGCACAAGTGGGCTTAATAAAACCGGCTCATTTAGGGTTCGATATATGTCATTTAAATTTGCATAAAACCTTTGCTATTCCTCATGGAGGAGGAGGTCCAGGAATGGGGCCTATATGTGTGGCTCCTCATTTAAAACCCTTTCTTCCAATTCATCCATTATCCTATCATCAAAAAAAAGTTAAAAATAAACTAACAATATCCTCTTCCCCATATGGATCATCTCTTATTCTAACAATCTCTTATGCTTATATTCGTATGTTAGGTCCAGATGGTTTGAAAAAATGTACAGAAGTTTCTCTATTAAATGCTAATTATATGAAAGAAAAATTAAAAAATGATTATGAAATATTATATGTAGGAAAAAACAATAAAGTAGCTCATGAACTTATTATAGACTGTAGAATGTTCAAATCTATTGGAATAGAAGTAATAGATATTGCAAAAAGAATGATGGATTATGGATATCATGCTCCTACTATATCTTTTCCAGTAGAAGGATGTATGATGATAGAACCAACGGAAAGTGAATCAAAAGAAGAAATAGATCGTTTGATTGATGTTTTCATTAACATTCGTAATGAGATTTATGAAATAGAAAGAGGAATCTATTCTAAAAAAGAAAACGTTTTAAAAAATGCCCCACATAGTTTAGATTTATTAACAGGTAATAATTGGGATTACCCATATACTAGAGAAAAAGCCGCATATCCATTAAAATGGGTAAAAGAAAGAAAATTTTGGCCTTCTATTAATAGAATAGAAGAAGCTTACGGAGATAGAAATTTAATTTGTGTATGTACTTAA
- a CDS encoding Lrp/AsnC family transcriptional regulator: MILRYNTDEIDNTIIKKLSINARTPYTEISKQISKKIKPLSVGTVHVRVRKLEEAGIIKGNTLIIGYEPLGFHLIAFVGILSNSRESKLVKEELKKIPNIVQLYITSGKYNLFCRIIAKDPSDARDVISKIGNIKGVLRTESTICLEESINNENRLLSNILQKHNEVYNRNRRKFS; encoded by the coding sequence ATGATCCTAAGATATAATACAGACGAAATAGATAATACTATTATAAAGAAACTTAGCATAAATGCTAGAACTCCATATACTGAAATTAGCAAACAAATAAGTAAAAAAATAAAACCATTATCTGTTGGAACCGTTCATGTAAGAGTTAGAAAACTAGAAGAAGCTGGAATTATAAAAGGAAATACTCTAATTATAGGATACGAACCATTAGGTTTTCATTTAATAGCTTTTGTTGGAATTTTATCTAATTCTCGTGAATCAAAATTAGTAAAAGAAGAACTAAAAAAAATACCAAATATTGTACAATTATATATTACTTCTGGTAAGTATAATCTTTTTTGTAGAATTATAGCAAAAGATCCTTCCGATGCTAGAGATGTAATCTCTAAAATAGGAAATATAAAAGGAGTTCTTAGAACAGAATCTACAATATGTCTAGAAGAAAGTATTAATAATGAAAATAGATTACTTTCAAACATTTTACAAAAACATAATGAAGTCTACAATAGAAATAGAAGAAAATTTAGTTAA
- the tsaD gene encoding tRNA (adenosine(37)-N6)-threonylcarbamoyltransferase complex transferase subunit TsaD, protein MEKKLIIIGIETSCDDTAVSLIRNRKVLSNVIIHQNIHKKYGGVVPELASRLHEKHLILAVNKAISNAKINKEEIDAVSFTLGPGLIGPLLVGSSFSKSFSMGLNIPLLTVNHIQGHILSHFIQNSNMNNYFPKFPFLSLIISGGHTLIVKISDFFKMKILGSTLDDSVGETIDKVARVLGLSYPGGPLLEYFSINGSSEKFQFSKPTVKGLSFSFSGLKSQIIYFIEEKMKKDPLFIKKNLSDLCASIQKIIAEILIDKIKKAAIQTGIFRITLAGGVSANNEIRKSFLLFAKKNKEWEIFIPNKEYTTDNGAMIAITGLLKYKKNIFDSIHVTPYSKFSKF, encoded by the coding sequence ATGGAAAAAAAACTTATTATTATTGGAATAGAAACATCATGTGATGATACTGCTGTTTCTCTCATTAGGAATAGAAAAGTTTTATCCAATGTCATCATTCATCAAAATATTCATAAAAAATATGGAGGGGTAGTCCCAGAATTAGCTTCTAGATTACATGAAAAACACTTAATATTAGCTGTTAATAAAGCTATATCAAATGCAAAGATAAATAAAGAAGAAATAGATGCAGTTTCTTTTACTTTAGGTCCAGGGTTAATAGGTCCTTTATTAGTAGGTTCTTCTTTTTCAAAATCTTTTTCTATGGGTTTAAACATTCCTTTGTTAACGGTCAATCATATACAAGGGCATATTCTCTCTCATTTTATACAAAATTCTAATATGAATAATTATTTTCCAAAATTTCCTTTCTTATCTTTAATTATAAGTGGAGGACATACTCTAATAGTAAAAATTAGTGATTTTTTTAAAATGAAAATATTAGGATCAACTTTAGATGATTCTGTAGGAGAGACTATTGATAAAGTAGCGAGAGTTCTCGGCCTTTCTTATCCTGGAGGACCTCTATTAGAATATTTTTCGATAAATGGATCCTCTGAAAAGTTTCAATTTTCTAAACCAACTGTAAAAGGTTTGTCATTTAGTTTCAGTGGATTAAAAAGTCAAATTATATATTTTATAGAAGAAAAAATGAAAAAAGATCCCTTGTTTATAAAAAAAAATTTATCTGATTTATGTGCTTCTATACAAAAAATTATAGCGGAAATACTTATAGATAAAATTAAAAAAGCAGCTATTCAAACAGGTATTTTTAGAATTACTTTAGCAGGAGGAGTATCTGCTAATAATGAAATTAGAAAAAGCTTCCTCCTTTTTGCAAAAAAAAATAAAGAATGGGAAATATTTATTCCAAATAAAGAGTATACGACAGATAATGGAGCAATGATAGCCATTACTGGTTTATTAAAATATAAAAAAAATATATTTGATTCTATTCATGTTACTCCATATTCTAAATTTTCTAAATTTTAA
- a CDS encoding NAD(P)H-dependent oxidoreductase, with translation MENKVLFLVAHPNIEESTLNRIIVQNLSKKCHENIFIRNLYNLYPDFKVNIEEEVKIIFNVKFIVFQFPFYWYSYPSLLKEWKDKVFTNLYEKKTLSGKHLLVSITTGADKKSFHAGEKNNFTIDEFLRPIQQTAFVCNMIYHGYVHFSMNMLKEMNNFCVLERHTDEILSRINFFLKK, from the coding sequence ATGGAAAATAAAGTTTTGTTTTTAGTAGCTCATCCAAATATAGAAGAATCTACTTTAAATAGAATAATCGTGCAGAATCTTTCCAAAAAATGTCATGAAAATATTTTCATACGAAATCTATATAATCTTTATCCAGATTTTAAAGTGAATATAGAAGAGGAAGTAAAAATTATTTTTAATGTAAAATTTATTGTTTTTCAGTTTCCATTTTATTGGTATAGTTATCCATCACTTCTAAAAGAATGGAAAGATAAAGTTTTTACAAACTTATATGAAAAGAAAACTTTATCTGGAAAACATTTGTTGGTATCTATTACAACCGGTGCAGATAAAAAATCTTTTCATGCTGGAGAAAAAAATAATTTCACTATAGATGAATTTCTAAGACCAATTCAACAAACTGCATTTGTATGTAATATGATTTATCATGGATATGTTCATTTTTCAATGAATATGTTAAAAGAAATGAATAATTTTTGTGTCTTAGAAAGACATACAGATGAAATTCTTTCCAGAATAAACTTTTTTTTGAAAAAATAG
- a CDS encoding translocation/assembly module TamB domain-containing protein, with the protein MVKSIDDTIIVKTIDINILKKEFIFYDVKIMDHHSSSLIYIPKCKISIKSFLKFFFQSSKSIDINNILIKNPIIFIRKYLNEKENNLFFFLRNFFFQKKKLREKYVKTINCSNIEIKNAFFTYKNFSSKKIYSYSFSTFVKNIRIDRNRKKEIEASISSFKPNKRIKKNFFHIKNFFCHFIFSPSKLKFHNFFIKTSNSFLSGKVIFYNSENGSFLEKKNMNICGEIFKGSKLGEDMISFFWKKKTNHSDRPNYFLVHGFINGKLNEKISLSKIGIKNSFFKKVLAEKIDIFYDTKKKWKKIQFFRVKFQTCIQVIQKIFPSYSILKFFPFRKSFFSYNGNLTVKKKWIKINGNIKYKTSKVKLEAFIISNNKNKSIEYRGKFFTKKNFIFSGKKDTFYSLIQSKIPDFSSKLFVFNFKGIFYKTNYIKKIKKNEINRFLISLFFPYSGVKINFNGKINNITGFKNFSINVLNKKICNMIIGNIYGNFKWNNLLYFFKKNFLSFIDEKKSKIHFPISISKNEYVFFNFSIKKAFFKLFHPNKKIKILSDVLIIGLYKNSFFNMNFFVKEKIQLNETLIESIRLKINNHKVEFFIRRINFENVLFQNLNSLVLNKKNYLWINLNFFHKFKKEELNFIFKKNDHSKKKNNFIVLFPLHSKLEINGNNWNIINQIDKNIGKIKLDFINRKYIFENIIFSSNEKKEKLIINANFYKKHYRKFNLFLKNVELKKITLAKNFIIEGSVNGSFIFEINKNRNIIPNYVNILIKKVSIKKTIIGNFYIHSFPNSSKLYGILEKNSSKIIFISGYINRKSTININLNIKIIKLNISDISFLWEKTNCIPRGIISGKIQLYGKLDNPHLYGTLKVDKFGIKLNSINTDYEIISPIYLKIIRKYCLLSNSFFIDKKYHTKGNIKGIFCHKNLLKWNFHLLIKSKKLLVLNTKKKQNVFLFGKIFSQGEMKIIKNENHINICMDKGNILNSSHLYFNTEGLKKDKKIVEKNQKIIDSEKKNENDKNLFFIDIKTHINENTKISILLDEKIGNFIELRGRKNGFIFLKKVPNQKLKTSGKYFIKDGLYYFSNQKKTPIFKIEKKFKIKPGGFITWTDNFSYSNINLTAFDIKYVSNAMEYLYDINHLMNNNNLMILTELRINIHGDLQNPDVKTDIFFPKSNEELQDKLSYKLRSYKNEKNIQFFSILTIGKFFTKFSSKKDFINLYTYNILLKIIGDYISYYLYPSFHINFGILNNQKEKNLLSSIYYEINDHLFIKNNINLFGNNKGWKKNWISSLIDFQLNLDIHSIENKNLKLIFFSRPNNFFSSKKKTFLSDSSQIYGSRLTYSISLDDLLKFIKKFFFKQKKNIFSK; encoded by the coding sequence ATGGTTAAATCTATCGATGATACAATCATTGTAAAAACTATTGATATCAACATCCTAAAAAAGGAGTTTATTTTTTATGATGTTAAAATAATGGATCATCATAGTTCCTCCTTAATTTATATTCCTAAGTGTAAAATTTCTATTAAAAGTTTTCTGAAATTTTTTTTTCAAAGTTCTAAATCTATAGATATAAACAATATTCTGATTAAGAATCCAATAATTTTTATAAGAAAATATTTAAATGAAAAAGAAAACAATTTATTTTTCTTTCTAAGGAATTTTTTTTTTCAAAAAAAGAAATTAAGAGAAAAATACGTAAAGACAATTAATTGTTCTAATATAGAAATAAAAAACGCCTTTTTTACATATAAAAATTTCTCTTCTAAAAAAATTTATTCATATTCCTTTTCAACTTTTGTAAAAAATATTAGAATTGACAGAAACAGAAAAAAAGAAATAGAAGCTTCTATTTCTTCTTTTAAACCAAATAAAAGAATAAAAAAAAATTTTTTTCACATAAAAAATTTTTTTTGTCATTTTATATTTTCACCTTCAAAATTAAAATTTCATAATTTTTTTATAAAAACGTCTAACAGTTTTTTAAGTGGAAAAGTAATATTTTATAATTCCGAAAATGGTTCTTTTTTAGAAAAGAAAAATATGAATATATGTGGGGAAATTTTTAAAGGATCCAAACTAGGTGAAGATATGATTAGTTTTTTTTGGAAAAAAAAAACTAATCATAGTGATAGACCCAATTATTTTTTAGTTCATGGTTTCATCAATGGGAAATTGAATGAAAAAATTTCTCTTTCTAAAATTGGAATAAAAAATTCTTTTTTTAAAAAAGTATTAGCAGAAAAAATTGATATTTTTTATGATACCAAAAAAAAATGGAAAAAAATACAATTTTTTAGAGTAAAGTTTCAAACTTGTATTCAAGTTATACAAAAAATATTTCCGTCTTATTCTATACTAAAATTTTTTCCATTTAGAAAGTCTTTTTTTTCTTATAATGGAAATTTAACCGTCAAAAAAAAGTGGATAAAAATAAATGGAAATATAAAATATAAAACTTCAAAAGTTAAATTAGAAGCATTTATTATTTCTAATAATAAAAATAAGTCTATAGAATATAGAGGAAAATTTTTTACAAAAAAGAATTTTATTTTTTCAGGAAAAAAAGATACTTTTTATTCTTTAATACAATCGAAAATACCTGATTTTTCATCAAAATTGTTTGTTTTTAATTTTAAAGGAATTTTTTATAAAACGAATTATATAAAAAAGATCAAAAAAAATGAAATAAATCGTTTTTTAATTTCTCTTTTTTTTCCTTATTCAGGGGTGAAAATTAATTTCAATGGAAAAATAAATAATATTACTGGATTTAAAAATTTTTCTATAAATGTTTTAAATAAAAAAATATGTAATATGATTATTGGTAATATTTATGGAAATTTCAAATGGAATAATTTACTATATTTTTTCAAAAAAAATTTTTTATCCTTTATAGATGAGAAAAAATCAAAAATACATTTTCCTATTTCTATTTCAAAAAATGAATACGTTTTTTTTAATTTCTCTATTAAAAAAGCTTTTTTTAAACTATTTCATCCAAATAAAAAAATAAAAATTTTATCAGATGTATTGATAATAGGATTATATAAAAATAGTTTTTTTAATATGAATTTTTTTGTAAAAGAAAAAATACAATTAAATGAAACACTAATTGAGTCCATTCGTTTAAAAATAAACAATCATAAAGTAGAATTCTTTATTAGAAGAATAAATTTTGAGAATGTTTTATTTCAAAATCTAAATTCTTTAGTTCTTAATAAAAAAAATTATTTGTGGATTAATCTAAACTTTTTTCATAAATTCAAAAAAGAAGAATTGAATTTCATTTTTAAAAAAAATGATCATTCAAAAAAGAAAAACAATTTTATTGTTTTATTTCCTCTTCATTCTAAATTGGAAATTAATGGAAATAATTGGAACATTATTAATCAAATAGATAAAAATATAGGTAAAATAAAATTAGATTTTATCAATCGTAAATATATATTTGAAAATATAATTTTTTCTTCGAATGAAAAGAAAGAAAAACTGATAATAAACGCTAATTTTTATAAAAAACATTATAGAAAATTTAATCTTTTTCTAAAAAATGTAGAATTAAAAAAAATTACTCTTGCAAAAAATTTTATAATTGAAGGTTCAGTAAATGGTTCCTTTATTTTTGAAATAAATAAAAACAGAAACATCATTCCAAATTATGTGAATATTTTAATCAAAAAAGTATCAATAAAAAAGACTATTATCGGAAATTTTTATATTCATTCTTTTCCAAACAGTTCCAAATTATATGGAATTTTAGAAAAAAATTCATCGAAAATTATCTTTATATCTGGATATATAAATAGGAAATCTACTATTAACATTAATTTGAATATAAAAATAATAAAATTAAATATTAGTGATATTTCTTTTCTATGGGAAAAAACAAATTGTATACCTAGAGGTATTATTTCAGGTAAAATACAACTTTATGGAAAGTTAGATAACCCACATCTTTATGGAACTTTAAAAGTTGATAAGTTTGGAATAAAACTAAACTCAATCAATACAGATTATGAAATAATAAGTCCTATTTATCTTAAAATTATTCGTAAATACTGTTTATTATCAAATTCTTTTTTTATAGATAAAAAATACCATACAAAAGGAAATATAAAAGGAATTTTTTGTCATAAAAATCTTTTAAAATGGAACTTTCATTTGTTAATAAAAAGCAAAAAACTACTTGTTTTAAATACAAAAAAGAAACAAAACGTCTTTTTATTTGGAAAAATATTCTCTCAAGGAGAAATGAAAATTATTAAAAATGAAAATCATATCAATATATGTATGGATAAAGGTAATATTCTAAATTCTTCTCATTTATATTTTAATACAGAAGGATTGAAAAAAGATAAAAAAATTGTTGAAAAAAATCAAAAAATCATAGATTCAGAGAAAAAAAATGAAAATGATAAAAATTTATTTTTTATAGACATAAAAACACATATAAATGAAAATACAAAAATATCCATTTTATTAGATGAAAAAATAGGAAACTTTATAGAATTAAGAGGAAGAAAAAATGGTTTTATTTTTTTAAAAAAAGTACCTAATCAAAAACTTAAAACAAGTGGAAAATATTTTATAAAAGATGGATTATATTATTTTTCTAATCAAAAAAAAACTCCAATTTTTAAAATAGAAAAAAAATTTAAAATAAAACCAGGAGGTTTTATTACTTGGACCGATAATTTTAGTTATTCTAATATAAATTTAACAGCATTTGATATAAAGTATGTATCAAATGCTATGGAGTATTTATATGATATAAATCATTTAATGAATAACAATAACTTAATGATTCTTACAGAATTAAGAATAAATATTCATGGAGATTTACAAAATCCAGATGTGAAAACAGACATTTTTTTTCCAAAAAGTAATGAAGAATTGCAAGATAAATTATCTTATAAATTAAGATCATACAAAAACGAAAAAAATATTCAATTTTTTTCTATTTTAACCATAGGAAAATTTTTTACAAAATTTTCTTCTAAAAAAGATTTTATAAATCTATATACTTATAATATATTATTGAAAATAATAGGAGATTATATCTCCTATTATTTGTATCCGTCTTTTCATATAAATTTTGGAATTCTTAATAATCAAAAAGAAAAAAATTTACTTTCTTCAATATATTATGAAATTAATGATCATCTTTTTATAAAAAATAATATCAATTTATTTGGAAATAATAAAGGATGGAAAAAAAATTGGATTTCTAGTTTAATAGATTTTCAATTGAATTTGGATATTCATTCAATAGAAAATAAAAATTTAAAACTTATTTTTTTTTCTCGTCCAAATAATTTTTTTTCATCTAAAAAAAAGACTTTTTTAAGTGATTCTTCTCAAATTTACGGAAGCCGTTTAACTTATTCTATTTCATTGGATGATTTATTAAAGTTTATAAAAAAATTTTTTTTTAAACAAAAAAAAAACATATTTTCTAAATAA
- the mdh gene encoding malate dehydrogenase — MKITIIGAGNVGTSCASLLAQKDIVNEIILIDTKEKLSEGKSLDISQMSSIIRSNTRIFGVTNDYSKSKNSEIIIITSGIPRKKGMSRDDLANINAKIISSVTKKSIFFSPNAKLIIVSNPLDVMTYISYLTAKIDSSRVMGMGGILDTARYRFFLSKKLDCSPLDIHTLLLGGHGDTMVPLYRYTSISGIPLMEFLSEEENNVLIEKTKKGGEEIVNLLGTSAWISPSASVIQMVEAIIKNSKRIFPCSVFLQGEYKLKNIYLGVPVVLGKYGIEKIIEIKLNKKEKILLNKSFLHVKNMIQKLDLNF, encoded by the coding sequence ATGAAGATTACTATTATTGGAGCAGGAAATGTAGGAACGTCATGTGCTAGTCTTTTAGCACAAAAAGATATAGTTAATGAAATTATTTTAATAGATACAAAGGAAAAGTTATCGGAAGGAAAAAGTTTAGATATATCTCAAATGTCTTCCATTATTAGATCAAATACAAGAATTTTTGGTGTTACTAATGATTATTCTAAATCAAAAAATTCTGAAATCATTATTATTACTTCTGGAATTCCTAGGAAAAAAGGAATGAGCCGTGATGATTTAGCTAATATAAACGCAAAAATTATTAGTTCTGTAACTAAAAAATCTATTTTTTTTTCTCCAAATGCAAAACTTATTATTGTATCTAATCCATTAGATGTTATGACATATATAAGTTATCTTACAGCGAAGATTGATTCTTCTCGTGTTATGGGTATGGGAGGAATATTAGATACTGCTAGATATCGTTTTTTTTTATCAAAAAAACTAGATTGTTCTCCTCTTGATATACATACTTTACTATTAGGTGGACATGGAGATACTATGGTCCCTTTATATAGATATACGTCTATCTCAGGTATTCCACTTATGGAATTTCTCTCAGAAGAAGAAAATAATGTACTTATTGAAAAAACAAAAAAAGGTGGAGAAGAAATAGTAAATTTGCTAGGGACATCAGCATGGATTTCTCCTAGTGCATCTGTTATTCAAATGGTAGAAGCTATAATAAAAAATTCGAAAAGAATTTTTCCATGTTCTGTATTTTTACAAGGAGAGTATAAATTAAAAAATATTTATTTGGGAGTCCCAGTTGTATTAGGTAAATATGGTATAGAGAAAATCATAGAAATTAAATTAAATAAAAAAGAAAAAATTTTATTAAATAAGTCTTTTCTTCATGTAAAAAATATGATTCAAAAATTAGATTTGAATTTCTAA